A region from the Gammaproteobacteria bacterium genome encodes:
- a CDS encoding thymidine phosphorylase — protein MSAIRIIERKSAGQTLEAGELQAFLGAYLEGDVPDYQMAAFLMAVWFRGLSGAELDAVLDTMIASGASLDLSHLDGPRVDKHSTGGVGDKVSLVLAPLAAELGLYVPMMSGRGLGHTGGTLDKLESIPGFRTDIALDDFVSILEGERFAMIGQTPEIAPLDRRLYDLRSVTGTVSSIPLIATSIMSKKLAEGLTGLVLDVKAGSGAFLPGIERALELARTMVTLGERAGVETVALVTAMDRPLGRAIGNALEVAEALDCLAGGGPADLREVTLGLVAQMMVVGGLARDAGSARARAAAALDSGRPLERFARVVALQGGDTRAVHRPERLPAARVRRYVRAQSSGFAAAIDPRTLGHGVVELGGGRTRLGATINRGVGFRLEVQVGEKVAAGSTLGVVYAATSEDADRASEMLRRAIRVAQDVPPPQTPLLSHRVTANGVEQL, from the coding sequence ATGAGCGCGATTCGCATCATCGAGCGCAAGAGCGCCGGCCAGACCCTGGAAGCCGGAGAGCTGCAGGCCTTCCTTGGCGCGTATCTGGAGGGTGACGTCCCCGACTATCAGATGGCCGCCTTTCTGATGGCCGTCTGGTTCCGTGGCCTCTCGGGCGCCGAGCTGGATGCCGTCCTCGACACGATGATCGCCTCGGGAGCCTCGCTGGATCTCTCCCATCTCGATGGCCCGCGGGTCGACAAGCACTCTACGGGTGGCGTCGGAGACAAGGTGTCGCTGGTTCTGGCTCCCCTCGCGGCGGAGTTGGGGCTCTACGTGCCCATGATGTCGGGCCGCGGTCTCGGCCACACGGGCGGCACCCTCGACAAGCTGGAATCGATTCCGGGCTTCCGCACCGACATCGCGCTCGACGATTTCGTGTCGATACTGGAGGGGGAGCGGTTCGCGATGATCGGGCAGACCCCGGAGATCGCGCCCCTCGACCGCCGGCTCTACGATCTTCGCTCGGTGACCGGCACGGTGTCGTCGATTCCCCTGATCGCGACCAGCATCATGAGCAAGAAGCTCGCGGAGGGGCTGACCGGGCTGGTGCTCGACGTCAAGGCAGGCTCCGGCGCCTTTCTGCCCGGGATCGAGCGCGCGCTGGAACTGGCGCGGACGATGGTGACCCTGGGCGAGCGTGCCGGAGTCGAGACGGTCGCCCTGGTGACGGCGATGGATCGTCCCCTTGGGCGCGCCATCGGCAACGCGCTGGAGGTGGCGGAGGCGCTGGACTGCCTGGCCGGCGGCGGTCCCGCCGATCTTCGGGAAGTGACGCTCGGCCTGGTTGCCCAGATGATGGTCGTCGGAGGTCTCGCGCGCGATGCGGGAAGCGCCCGGGCGCGGGCGGCCGCCGCGCTCGACTCGGGCCGCCCGCTGGAACGCTTCGCGCGCGTGGTGGCGCTTCAGGGCGGCGACACCCGGGCGGTTCACCGTCCCGAGAGGCTGCCGGCCGCAAGGGTTCGCCGCTATGTGCGCGCGCAATCGTCCGGCTTTGCGGCGGCCATCGATCCGCGGACGCTGGGCCACGGGGTGGTCGAGCTGGGTGGCGGCCGGACGCGGCTCGGGGCAACCATCAACCGCGGTGTAGGCTTCAGGCTGGAAGTCCAGGTCGGGGAAAAGGTAGCGGCCGGCAGCACCCTGGGGGTCGTGTACGCGGCCACGTCGGAGGACGCCGACAGGGCGTCGGAGATGCTCCGTCGAGCGATTCGGGTCGCTCAGGACGTTCCGCCGCCGCAGACGCCCCTGCTGTCCCACCGGGTAACCGCGAACGGAGTCGAGCAGCTCTAG
- the ruvX gene encoding Holliday junction resolvase RuvX, which translates to MRVLGIDYGERRIGVAISDPTGTFATPLPTLTRRRGKRPPMGALQALARDHGAIALVVGLPLAADGTETDWCAEVRRFGDRLGGSLELDVYYVDERMTSASAERVVRSLALPRRKREQKERVDAAAAALILQRWLDAGERRLR; encoded by the coding sequence ATGCGCGTGCTCGGCATCGATTATGGCGAACGGCGAATCGGTGTCGCAATCAGCGATCCGACGGGTACCTTCGCCACGCCCCTGCCTACCCTGACGCGGCGGCGCGGCAAGCGGCCGCCCATGGGCGCCCTCCAGGCGCTCGCGCGTGACCACGGCGCGATCGCGCTGGTCGTCGGGCTCCCACTCGCCGCAGACGGGACCGAGACGGATTGGTGCGCCGAAGTGCGCCGTTTCGGAGATCGACTCGGTGGCAGCCTGGAACTCGACGTGTACTATGTCGACGAGCGCATGACATCCGCCAGCGCGGAGAGGGTCGTACGCTCGCTCGCACTGCCCCGGCGCAAGCGGGAGCAAAAGGAACGCGTGGATGCGGCGGCGGCCGCACTGATTCTGCAGAGATGGCTGGACGCGGGAGAGAGGCGCCTCAGGTGA
- the mltG gene encoding endolytic transglycosylase MltG, with product MTRWVQAAATVIAGLVRKVPRGWTRAAAAGAASMLRRVVAGSTSATRAIGRRGAALGWPRIALATAAGVILLGGGSVLLWLAAPVETPGGMPPDGETVVFTVAPGATFGQITDTLVARGLIRRPLLFRVYARLRRDERNVRAGTYALDAGTGWPRLLDALVEGRVRMVAVTIPEGFTLPRIATRVAGITELPADTVRVRLGGEDAHTRWNLPGPGLEGYLFPDTYLFAGGVPLDAVVDAMSERYRSYWTSEREARAAELGLSEREVVTLASIIQAEARASGEMPAISAVYHNRLRIGMLLQADPTVLYALGGHRPRLLFAAMDSVADHPYNTYTRGGLPPGPIGAPGAAALDAALHPAEVDYLYFVANADGSHTFSRTLSEHNRAVARSRRGAAGAGPGGR from the coding sequence GTGACCAGGTGGGTGCAGGCCGCGGCGACGGTCATTGCCGGGCTGGTGCGGAAGGTCCCCCGCGGGTGGACGAGGGCCGCGGCCGCCGGCGCGGCTTCGATGCTCCGGAGGGTCGTCGCCGGAAGCACCTCGGCAACGCGGGCCATCGGCAGGCGGGGCGCGGCCCTGGGCTGGCCGAGGATCGCGCTCGCGACGGCTGCCGGCGTGATCCTGCTCGGCGGCGGGTCGGTGCTGCTCTGGCTGGCGGCGCCGGTCGAGACGCCCGGCGGCATGCCACCGGACGGCGAGACCGTGGTGTTCACGGTCGCGCCGGGAGCCACCTTCGGGCAGATCACCGACACGCTGGTGGCGCGCGGACTGATACGCCGACCGCTCCTCTTCCGCGTCTACGCGCGGCTGCGGCGCGACGAGCGCAACGTTCGCGCCGGCACGTATGCGCTGGACGCCGGAACCGGATGGCCGCGCCTGCTCGACGCCCTCGTCGAAGGCCGGGTCAGGATGGTGGCGGTCACCATTCCCGAAGGCTTCACGCTTCCCCGGATCGCCACCCGCGTCGCCGGCATCACCGAACTGCCCGCCGACACCGTGCGCGTCAGGCTGGGCGGGGAAGACGCCCACACCCGCTGGAATCTGCCGGGGCCGGGTCTGGAGGGGTACCTGTTTCCGGACACCTACCTCTTCGCCGGCGGTGTCCCGCTCGACGCCGTGGTCGACGCGATGAGCGAGCGCTACCGGAGCTACTGGACCTCCGAGCGGGAGGCGCGGGCCGCGGAGCTGGGACTGTCGGAGCGGGAGGTGGTGACGCTGGCGTCGATCATCCAGGCGGAGGCTCGCGCATCCGGCGAAATGCCCGCGATCTCGGCGGTCTACCACAACCGCCTGCGCATCGGCATGCTCCTGCAGGCCGACCCCACCGTGCTGTACGCCCTGGGCGGCCATCGCCCCCGCCTGCTCTTCGCCGCGATGGACTCGGTAGCCGATCACCCCTACAACACCTACACCCGGGGGGGGCTTCCCCCCGGCCCCATCGGGGCGCCCGGAGCCGCCGCGCTGGACGCCGCGCTGCATCCGGCCGAGGTGGACTACCTGTACTTCGTCGCCAACGCCGACGGCTCGCACACCTTCTCGCGCACCCTGAGCGAGCACAACCGCGCGGTCGCGCGGTCGCGGCGGGGGGCCGCCGGAGCGGGTCCGGGCGGCCGATGA
- the thiE gene encoding thiamine phosphate synthase gives MTGAADPLRRALRLLVVTHPRPRCGRSPEEVVGEVVAAGATAVQLRDKEAPPRELLALARRLRAVTARHGALLIVNDRLDIALAAGADGVHLGPDDVPVAAARRVVPDGFLLGHSTDDPGVARRAEADGADYLGCGTVFPTTSKPDAGAVIGVGGLAAVARSVGIPVLAIGGVTAERVPLLGGSGAGGVAVISAVMAARRPANATRRLREAVEGWR, from the coding sequence ATGACCGGCGCCGCGGACCCGCTCCGGCGCGCGCTCCGCCTGTTGGTAGTCACCCACCCTCGCCCCCGCTGCGGGCGGTCGCCGGAAGAGGTAGTGGGGGAGGTCGTGGCGGCCGGCGCCACCGCCGTTCAGCTGCGCGACAAGGAGGCGCCGCCGCGCGAACTCCTCGCCCTGGCCCGCCGCCTGCGCGCCGTCACCGCCCGCCACGGGGCCCTGCTGATCGTGAACGACCGGCTCGACATCGCCCTGGCGGCAGGCGCGGACGGCGTCCACCTGGGCCCCGACGACGTACCCGTCGCGGCGGCGCGCAGGGTGGTGCCCGACGGCTTCCTGCTGGGTCACTCGACCGACGATCCCGGCGTGGCTCGCCGGGCGGAGGCCGACGGCGCCGACTATCTCGGCTGCGGGACCGTCTTCCCCACCACCAGCAAGCCGGACGCGGGCGCGGTCATCGGGGTCGGCGGGCTCGCCGCCGTGGCGCGCTCGGTCGGCATCCCCGTGCTCGCCATCGGCGGCGTGACCGCCGAGCGCGTCCCGCTCCTGGGCGGGAGCGGGGCGGGCGGCGTGGCGGTGATCTCGGCGGTGATGGCGGCCCGTCGCCCCGCGAACGCCACACGCCGGCTGCGCGAGGCGGTGGAGGGGTGGCGCTGA
- a CDS encoding PHP domain-containing protein — protein MRLDLHLHSQASDGSEPPSGVVEAAAAGRLDVIALTDHDTTQGLDGARAAAARVPIEIVSGIEISTAHAGRGLHILGYFVDPSTPRLRAYETRARHRREERMREMIQRLAVRGVHVRYESVVEIAGPSRRSLGRPHLARALVAEGYADSVPDAFDRLIGNRHPAYVPTAFVSAEEAIRIILESGGIPVWAHPPYELLEGLLPGLKLAGLRGIEVYRPRTSPERILSLERIARSWNLLMTGGSDWHGPDSGTLGKFCVFGDEVAGFLEAGGM, from the coding sequence GTGCGTCTGGACCTGCACCTGCACTCCCAGGCCTCGGACGGCTCCGAGCCTCCGTCGGGTGTCGTGGAGGCCGCCGCCGCCGGGCGGCTGGACGTGATCGCGCTCACCGACCACGACACCACCCAGGGTCTCGACGGCGCCCGCGCGGCCGCCGCGCGAGTCCCGATCGAGATCGTATCCGGAATCGAGATCAGCACGGCGCACGCGGGCAGGGGGCTCCACATCCTGGGCTACTTCGTGGATCCCTCGACGCCCCGGCTGCGCGCGTACGAGACCCGGGCCCGCCACCGGCGCGAAGAGCGGATGCGGGAGATGATCCAGCGGCTTGCCGTCCGCGGCGTTCACGTGCGCTACGAGTCGGTGGTCGAAATCGCCGGGCCCTCGCGCCGCAGCCTGGGTCGGCCCCATCTCGCGCGGGCTCTGGTGGCGGAGGGGTACGCGGACAGCGTTCCGGACGCGTTCGACCGGCTCATCGGGAACCGGCATCCCGCATACGTTCCAACGGCCTTCGTTTCGGCTGAAGAAGCCATTCGGATCATCCTGGAGTCGGGCGGCATTCCGGTTTGGGCCCATCCTCCCTACGAACTTCTGGAAGGGCTTCTTCCCGGGCTCAAGCTGGCCGGCCTGAGGGGGATCGAGGTCTACAGGCCCCGAACTTCACCCGAGCGCATTCTCTCGCTGGAACGGATCGCTCGGTCGTGGAACCTGCTGATGACCGGTGGCTCCGACTGGCACGGTCCCGACTCGGGAACATTGGGGAAGTTCTGCGTCTTCGGGGATGAAGTGGCGGGGTTCCTGGAAGCGGGAGGGATGTAG
- a CDS encoding F0F1 ATP synthase subunit epsilon: MSRLNVKVVNPERVLFQGEAASLVAPAWDGKVGILPSHAPFLTLLGQGEVDVDLVGGGSARHPVSGGVLKVLADEVIVLTESGRTTSSD; this comes from the coding sequence ATGAGTCGCCTCAACGTCAAGGTGGTAAACCCGGAGCGTGTGCTCTTCCAGGGCGAGGCGGCTTCGCTGGTCGCGCCCGCATGGGACGGCAAGGTGGGCATCCTGCCCAGCCACGCCCCCTTCCTCACCCTGCTCGGGCAGGGTGAGGTGGATGTGGATCTCGTGGGCGGAGGCAGTGCCCGACATCCGGTTTCGGGCGGCGTGCTCAAGGTACTCGCCGATGAAGTGATCGTCCTTACGGAGTCGGGGCGCACCACCTCTTCCGACTGA
- the atpD gene encoding F0F1 ATP synthase subunit beta → MSQTDIGRVVQVIGPVLDVEFESGHLPEIYSALRLQATSGEDREISLVAEVQQHIGRGQVRAVSMSSTDGVTRGMEVVDTGQPITVPVGEAALGRILNVIGEPVDEMGPVQGEDGATPERWPIHREAPRFYALEPKTEIFETGIKVVDLLAPYVKGGKTGLFGGAGVGKTVIIMELINNIAMEHGGRSVFSGVGERTREGNDLWLEMKESGVLDSTALCYGQMNEPPGARLRVGLSGLTIAEYFRDVEKQDVLLFIDNIFRFTQAGSEVSALLGRMPSAVGYQPTLGTEMGELQERITSTRDGSITSVQAIYVPADDLTDPAPAAAFAHLDATTVLSRSIAELGIYPAVDPLDSTSRILDPQFLGRRHYEVATGVQQILQRYKDLQDIIAILGMDELSEEDKIIVNRARRLQRFLSQPFFVAEQFTGIPGRYVKLGDTIESFERVVAGEFDHLPEQAFYMKGGIDEVVAAGEELGGSA, encoded by the coding sequence ATGTCCCAGACAGACATCGGCCGAGTGGTGCAGGTGATCGGTCCCGTGCTCGACGTCGAGTTCGAGTCCGGCCATCTTCCCGAGATCTACAGCGCCCTGCGCCTGCAGGCGACTTCCGGCGAAGACCGCGAGATCTCGCTGGTCGCGGAAGTTCAACAGCACATCGGCCGGGGACAGGTGCGGGCGGTGTCCATGTCCTCGACCGATGGCGTGACCCGCGGGATGGAGGTCGTCGACACCGGACAGCCCATCACCGTGCCCGTGGGCGAGGCGGCGCTGGGACGCATCCTCAACGTCATCGGCGAACCCGTGGACGAAATGGGTCCGGTGCAGGGGGAAGACGGGGCCACGCCCGAGCGCTGGCCGATCCACCGGGAGGCGCCGCGGTTCTACGCCCTCGAGCCCAAGACGGAGATCTTCGAGACCGGGATCAAGGTGGTCGACCTGCTCGCTCCCTACGTCAAGGGAGGCAAGACCGGCCTGTTCGGGGGAGCCGGGGTGGGGAAGACCGTCATCATCATGGAGCTCATCAACAACATCGCCATGGAGCACGGTGGCCGCTCCGTGTTCTCCGGCGTGGGCGAGCGCACCCGCGAAGGGAACGACCTCTGGCTGGAAATGAAGGAATCCGGCGTCCTGGATTCGACCGCGCTCTGCTACGGGCAGATGAACGAGCCCCCCGGCGCGCGCCTGAGGGTGGGCCTCTCCGGGTTGACCATCGCGGAGTACTTCCGCGACGTCGAGAAGCAGGACGTACTGCTCTTCATCGACAACATCTTCCGCTTCACGCAGGCGGGTTCGGAGGTGTCCGCGCTGCTGGGACGCATGCCCTCGGCGGTGGGGTACCAGCCCACCCTGGGGACCGAAATGGGAGAGCTGCAGGAGCGCATCACCTCGACCCGGGACGGTTCCATCACCTCCGTGCAGGCCATCTACGTCCCCGCGGACGACCTGACCGACCCCGCGCCCGCGGCCGCCTTCGCCCACCTCGACGCCACCACGGTGCTTTCCCGTTCGATCGCGGAGCTGGGCATCTATCCCGCGGTGGATCCCCTCGACTCCACCTCGCGCATCCTGGATCCCCAGTTCCTGGGCAGGAGGCACTACGAGGTGGCCACCGGCGTCCAGCAGATCCTCCAGCGCTACAAGGACCTGCAGGACATCATCGCGATCCTGGGCATGGACGAGCTGAGCGAGGAGGACAAGATCATCGTCAACCGGGCGCGCAGGCTGCAGCGCTTCCTCTCCCAGCCGTTCTTCGTCGCCGAGCAGTTCACGGGGATCCCCGGGCGATACGTCAAGCTCGGCGACACCATCGAGTCGTTCGAGCGGGTGGTGGCCGGCGAATTCGACCATCTGCCGGAGCAGGCCTTCTACATGAAGGGCGGGATCGACGAGGTTGTGGCCGCCGGCGAGGAGCTGGGGGGTTCGGCATGA
- the atpG gene encoding ATP synthase F1 subunit gamma, which yields MAGARDVKRRIRSVENTRQITRTMELVATSKLKRATDRVRAARPYSEALSAIVSSLHAPEYAEALPVLRKPEQVRRAAILLMTANRGLAGAFNANLIREGRQLLDRLRSDGVEVDLHLAGRKGLAYFRFRGEAIASSRTDISDDPTVGDAEGLSGSLREAFEAGEIDAVYLISSEFRSAMSTPPRTLRLLPLQPSEGALSAEAFILSPSAVGVLRDLIPLYLRNMVYRALVENAAAEQGARRTAMKNATDNAGEMIEHLTRTYNRARQAQITQEIAEIVGGAEGVG from the coding sequence ATGGCCGGAGCCCGCGACGTCAAGCGCAGGATTCGCTCGGTCGAGAATACGCGCCAGATCACCCGGACCATGGAACTGGTCGCCACCTCCAAGCTCAAGCGGGCCACCGACCGGGTCAGGGCAGCGCGGCCCTACAGCGAGGCGCTGAGCGCCATCGTCTCCAGCCTGCACGCACCGGAATACGCGGAGGCGCTGCCGGTGCTGCGCAAGCCGGAGCAGGTGCGGCGCGCCGCCATCCTGTTGATGACCGCCAACCGGGGGCTGGCGGGAGCCTTCAACGCCAACCTGATTCGCGAGGGGCGTCAGTTGCTCGACAGGCTGCGGAGCGACGGGGTGGAGGTCGATCTGCATCTGGCCGGGCGCAAGGGGCTCGCCTACTTCCGGTTCCGCGGCGAGGCCATCGCTTCGAGCCGGACCGACATCAGCGACGACCCGACCGTCGGCGACGCCGAGGGGCTGTCCGGGTCGCTGCGGGAGGCCTTCGAGGCGGGTGAGATCGACGCCGTGTACCTGATCTCGTCGGAGTTCCGCTCCGCCATGTCGACGCCTCCACGGACGCTCCGGCTGCTGCCTCTGCAGCCGTCTGAAGGAGCCCTTTCGGCCGAGGCGTTCATCCTGTCGCCCTCGGCGGTCGGCGTGTTGCGCGATCTCATTCCCCTGTACCTGCGCAACATGGTCTACCGGGCGCTGGTGGAGAATGCGGCCGCGGAGCAGGGCGCGCGCCGCACGGCCATGAAGAACGCAACCGACAACGCGGGAGAGATGATCGAACACCTCACCCGCACCTACAACCGGGCCCGCCAGGCGCAGATCACGCAGGAGATCGCGGAGATCGTGGGCGGCGCGGAAGGCGTCGGCTAA
- the atpA gene encoding F0F1 ATP synthase subunit alpha yields the protein MAHTDSQLRASEIKDVLLSEIERYEDQLHAEEVGEVLEVKDGIARIYGLTNAMASEMLDVTSSETGETVTGLALNLEEDNIGAVIMGDWTQLHEGDEVRRTGRVLDVQVGSGYIGRIVDALGNPLDGKGPVAPIEGSRQIDVVAPGIVLRQPVKEPLQTGLKAIDSMIPIGRGQRELIIGDRGTGKTAIAVDTIINQADTNVICIYCAVGQRAGKVAAVVETFREHGAMDYTIVVAANASDPAPMQYIAPYAACALAEHFMWQGMATLVIYDDLSKQAQAYRQLSLVLRRPPGREAYPGDVFYLHSRLLERAAKLADEQGGGSLTALPIIETQGGDVSAYIPTNVISITDGQIFLEPDLFYSGVRPAVNVGISVSRVGGNAQIKAMKKVAGRLRLDLAQYRELEAFAQFGSDLDAATQKQLALGERTVEVLKQPQYQPMPVENQIATIYAVTNGYLDAIPVAQVRKWERGFHEFLATSGKDVLSGLRSEGMLTEEIETRLVDAIQAWSGMYLADSDAAGNGAAS from the coding sequence ATGGCTCACACTGATTCCCAACTTCGGGCCAGCGAGATCAAGGACGTTCTGCTTTCCGAGATCGAGCGCTACGAGGACCAGCTGCATGCCGAGGAGGTCGGCGAGGTTCTGGAGGTCAAGGACGGCATCGCGCGCATCTACGGGCTCACCAACGCCATGGCCAGCGAGATGCTCGACGTCACCTCCAGCGAAACCGGGGAGACCGTCACCGGGCTGGCGCTCAACCTCGAGGAAGACAACATCGGCGCCGTGATCATGGGCGACTGGACACAGCTCCACGAGGGTGACGAGGTTCGCCGCACCGGACGCGTGCTGGACGTCCAGGTAGGGTCGGGATACATCGGCCGGATCGTCGACGCGCTCGGGAACCCGCTGGACGGCAAGGGCCCCGTCGCCCCCATCGAGGGCAGCCGCCAGATCGACGTGGTGGCGCCGGGCATCGTGCTGCGGCAGCCGGTCAAGGAGCCGCTCCAGACCGGTCTCAAGGCCATCGACTCGATGATCCCGATCGGGCGCGGCCAGCGCGAACTGATCATCGGCGACCGCGGGACGGGCAAGACGGCCATCGCCGTGGACACGATCATCAACCAGGCCGACACCAACGTCATCTGCATCTACTGCGCGGTGGGGCAGCGGGCCGGGAAGGTTGCCGCGGTGGTCGAGACCTTCCGCGAGCACGGGGCGATGGACTACACCATCGTGGTCGCGGCCAACGCTTCCGATCCCGCGCCCATGCAGTACATCGCCCCCTACGCCGCCTGCGCGCTGGCGGAGCACTTCATGTGGCAGGGGATGGCCACCCTGGTCATCTACGACGACCTGTCCAAACAGGCTCAGGCCTACCGCCAGCTCTCGCTGGTGCTGCGGCGCCCGCCCGGCCGCGAGGCGTATCCCGGGGACGTGTTCTACCTCCACTCGCGGCTGCTCGAGCGGGCGGCCAAGCTCGCCGACGAGCAGGGCGGGGGATCGCTCACCGCGCTGCCCATCATCGAGACCCAGGGCGGGGACGTCTCGGCGTACATTCCCACCAACGTGATTTCGATCACCGACGGCCAGATCTTCCTCGAGCCCGACCTGTTCTACTCGGGGGTGCGTCCCGCCGTGAACGTGGGCATTTCGGTATCGCGCGTGGGCGGAAACGCGCAGATCAAGGCCATGAAGAAGGTGGCGGGGCGCCTGCGGCTGGACCTGGCGCAGTACCGGGAGCTGGAGGCCTTCGCCCAGTTCGGCTCTGATCTGGACGCGGCCACGCAGAAGCAGCTGGCCCTCGGAGAGCGCACGGTGGAAGTGCTCAAGCAGCCGCAGTACCAGCCGATGCCGGTCGAGAACCAGATCGCCACCATCTACGCCGTCACCAACGGCTATCTCGATGCGATCCCGGTGGCGCAGGTGCGCAAGTGGGAACGCGGCTTCCACGAATTCCTCGCGACCTCCGGGAAGGACGTGCTGAGCGGGCTGCGCTCCGAGGGGATGCTCACCGAGGAGATCGAGACCCGCCTGGTGGACGCGATCCAGGCCTGGTCCGGGATGTACCTGGCCGACTCCGACGCCGCCGGCAACGGAGCGGCGAGCTGA
- the atpH gene encoding ATP synthase F1 subunit delta yields MREETVARNYAETLFALAERHEGVEAYQDALAALVGTLNESPGLRNFLATPRIAAADKKAVLRSALEGRVPGRFLSFVLVTVDKRRQALLEQIALSYNELLDEHHKRVHVEVTVARALDGAAQRSVAVRLSQLLGRTAIPHFRVHPEILGGVVVRAGDTVYDGSLRRRLEGMRHSLLAASLGGTATTNGGG; encoded by the coding sequence GTGAGAGAGGAAACCGTCGCCAGGAACTACGCGGAGACCCTCTTCGCGCTGGCGGAGCGTCACGAGGGGGTCGAGGCGTACCAGGACGCGCTGGCTGCCCTGGTCGGAACCCTCAACGAGAGCCCCGGGTTGCGAAACTTCCTGGCCACGCCGCGCATCGCTGCCGCGGACAAGAAGGCGGTCTTGCGCTCCGCGCTCGAGGGTCGCGTCCCGGGACGCTTTCTCAGCTTCGTGCTGGTCACGGTCGACAAGCGCAGGCAGGCGCTGCTCGAGCAGATCGCGCTCAGCTACAACGAGCTGCTGGACGAACACCACAAGCGGGTTCACGTCGAGGTGACGGTGGCGCGCGCGCTCGACGGCGCGGCGCAGAGGAGCGTCGCCGTCCGGCTCTCGCAACTGCTCGGCCGGACCGCGATTCCCCACTTCCGTGTCCACCCGGAAATCCTCGGCGGAGTGGTGGTGAGGGCGGGCGACACCGTATACGACGGTTCCCTGAGACGCCGCCTGGAGGGGATGCGGCACTCGCTGCTGGCGGCATCCCTGGGCGGCACTGCGACAACCAACGGCGGAGGCTGA
- the atpF gene encoding F0F1 ATP synthase subunit B — protein MRALSAAAAAAALNALPASLLAQEEMGLFDINTGLSLWALIVFLILLLLLAKFAWGPILNALETRERNIQSSIDDATRLRKEASDALDEHRLQLREARHEAQHIIAEAKEAAAGLGRELEAKARQESAAIVQRARREIEVERDAVLEAIRKETVGLALAAASRLVRQRLDAPEDRELVNNYLSSLSAIGKRRDA, from the coding sequence ATGAGAGCACTATCGGCGGCTGCCGCGGCGGCAGCACTCAACGCCCTTCCCGCATCCCTCCTGGCTCAGGAAGAGATGGGGCTTTTCGACATCAACACCGGCCTGAGCCTGTGGGCGCTGATCGTCTTCCTGATCCTGCTTCTGCTCCTCGCCAAATTCGCCTGGGGTCCGATCCTGAATGCGCTCGAGACCCGGGAACGGAACATCCAGAGCTCCATCGACGACGCCACGCGGCTGCGCAAGGAAGCGTCCGACGCGCTCGACGAGCACAGGCTGCAATTGCGCGAGGCGCGCCACGAGGCGCAGCACATCATCGCCGAGGCGAAGGAGGCTGCGGCGGGCCTCGGGAGAGAACTGGAAGCGAAGGCGCGGCAGGAGAGCGCGGCCATCGTTCAGCGCGCCCGGCGCGAGATCGAGGTGGAGCGGGACGCGGTGCTGGAGGCGATCCGCAAGGAGACCGTGGGCCTCGCCCTCGCGGCTGCGTCCAGGCTGGTCCGGCAGCGTCTGGATGCGCCGGAGGACCGCGAACTGGTGAACAACTACCTGTCGTCGCTCTCCGCCATCGGCAAGAGGCGCGACGCGTGA
- a CDS encoding ATP synthase F0 subunit C, which produces MDLETAKNYLSLLGAGIGFGFSVLGAGIGIGLIGKGAAEGIARQPEAAGRIFNTGIILAAMIEGAALFGLVLAFLYKQL; this is translated from the coding sequence ATGGACCTCGAGACGGCCAAGAACTACCTGAGCCTGCTTGGCGCGGGCATCGGATTCGGCTTTTCCGTGCTCGGAGCGGGCATCGGCATCGGGCTCATCGGCAAGGGCGCGGCCGAAGGGATCGCGCGCCAGCCGGAGGCTGCGGGCCGGATCTTCAACACCGGCATCATCCTGGCGGCGATGATCGAAGGGGCGGCCCTCTTCGGCCTCGTGCTCGCCTTCCTGTACAAGCAACTCTAG